The nucleotide sequence ATTTTCCGTGTCCTAAACACAAGAAAAGTACGTCCACATTAGGGTTGATGGTGTCAGTAAAATTCATTTCGATATCACCCATCAAATCTTGATGTGCTGTAGAAAGCGGTTTTCCTGCATTGGTTGTACTGTACACAAAATCAAGTTTTGCATTAGGATGAAACATTAGAATTCTAATTAATTCGCCCGCAGTATATCCTGATCCTCCAATTATTCCAATAGTAATCATAATCTCTTTTTTTAAGATTGTCTCTTTGAAAAAAGCAATCTATTTTTAAAACATTTTTTATTTAAACAATTAAGAAATTAAGATTATTAAGCTAAATGAAACTTAATTTCTTAATGGTTTTAAAAGATTGTAAAAGTTTCTTTGAAAACTTAAACTTTCTCATTAGCCCCGATGGCAGTGAAAATCCTTTTCCTTTTTTTTCAAAAGGAAAAGATTGTAACGTACAGCGGGAGGGATGTTTCTTAAAAAGCAAAATGGTTCTGCTCCTAAGAAAACAATTTGTCTTATTCGTAAGTTTCTTTGTTTACTGATGAAAAGATGTTTTGAGCGTTACCCAAAATTTTGATAAATCCTTTAGCATCGTCAGATGTCCAAGCATTGTTCATCTCTCCATATTGACCAAAACCGGTGTTCATCAAGTCGTTTTCAGATTCGATTCCGTCCAAGATAAAGTGGTATGGTTTCAAAGTAACAAAAACTTTTCCGTTCACTGTTTTTTGTGTGTCTTGCAAGAAAGCCTCGATGTTACGCATCACAGGATCCAAAAATTGCCCTTCGTGGAATAACATTCCGTACCAGTTTCCTAGTTGTTCTTTCCAGTATTGTTGCCATTTTCCTAAAGTATGTTTCTCTAACAAATGGTGTGCTTTGATGATGATAAGCGGAGCAGCCGCTTCAAAACCAACTCTTCCTTTGATACCAATAATCGTGTCACCCACGTGAGTATCTCTACCAATGGCGTAAGCACTCGCTAGTTTTTCAAGAACTACAATGTTGTTTGATGGCTTGTCTTTTTTACCGTTTACAGCGATTAATTCCCCTTCTTTGAATTCAAGAGTTACTTTTTCTTCACCTTCTTTAGTCAATTGAGAAGGGTAGGCTTCGCTAGGTAATGATTGGTGTGAAGTCAAAGTTTCTTTTCCTCCCACACTTGTTCCCCATAATCCTTTGTTGATAGAATATTGTGCTTTTTCCCAAGAATAGTGCACCCCATTTTTGATTAAGTAATCAACTTCTTCTTGTCTTGATAATTTCAAGTCACGGATAGGCGTGATGATTTCGATTTCCGGAGCAATGGTTTGAAAAATCAAATCAAAACGGATTTGGTCATTCCCAGCACCTGTACTTCCGTGAGCAATGGCAGTAGCTCCAACAGATTTAGCGTATTTAATCGCTTCAATCGCTTGAAAAACACGTTCAGCACTTACTGATAATGGGTAAGTATTGTTTTTTAATACATTTCCAAAAATCAAGTATTTAATAGCTTTATCGTAATATTTGTCTAAAATAGTAAGGTTAGCGTGTTTAGCGCTTCCTAATTCGTAGGCTCTGTCTTCAATAGCTTGTAGTTCTTCGTCGTCAAAACCACCGGTATTAATTAAAACCGTATGAACTTCGAATCCTTTTTCATTTTTTAAATACTTTAGACAATATGAGGTGTCAAGACCTCCACTATAAGCTAATACTACTTTTTTCATTTTAATTGTTTTTTTTCCTCCCCCCAGCCCCCTCCAAAGGAGGGGGTGACTTTGTCGATGTTACTTTGTCGATGTTACTTTGTCGATGTTACTTTGTCGATGTTACTTTGTCGATGTTACTTTGTCGATGTTACTTTGTCGATGTTACTTTGTCGATGTTACTTTGTCGATGTTGTGTTGTCGATGTTGCTTTTTAAAGTTTCATTTTCATTATAACTTTGTAAACGTGACTTAGTCTTTTTTAAGGGATATTAATGATGTTACTATTTTTATTTATTATCCTTTTTGTCTTTTTTTTCATTTTTGTTTTGAAGAAAAAGCGCTTGTTTTATTGCTTTTAATCGGTTCCAAATACGCACATTGAATGGGTGTTTGGGTGGGTCTTTTGGTTTTTCTTTTGGGTCGTACAACATTCCTGTACACAAACACATTTTGTTGTCTTTGCTTTTTAGAATTTCATAATTGGTACAGGTTTGACATCCTTTCCAAAAACTTGGGTCGGTTGTTAATTCTGAAAACGGAACCGGTTTGTATCCCAAATCCGAATTGATTTTCATTACAGCTAAACCAGTAGTGATACCAAAAACTTTGGCTTCTGGATATTTCTTTAATGAATAATCAAAAACAAAGGTTTTAATCCTTTTGGCTAAGCCTAAATTTCTGTAATCAGGATGTACAATTAATCCTGAGTGAGCCACAAATTTACCGTGTTGCCAACTTTCGATATAACAAAAGCCAGCAAATTTGCCATCTGCTAATGCAATAACGGCATCTTTGTTCTCCATCTTTTTTTGGATATACTCAGGCGTTCTTTTTGCAATACCAGTTCCTCTTAGCTTAGCCGAAGATTCTATGGTTTCGCAAATTTCTTCTGCATATTTAA is from Flavobacterium sp. NG2 and encodes:
- a CDS encoding argininosuccinate synthase, giving the protein MKKVVLAYSGGLDTSYCLKYLKNEKGFEVHTVLINTGGFDDEELQAIEDRAYELGSAKHANLTILDKYYDKAIKYLIFGNVLKNNTYPLSVSAERVFQAIEAIKYAKSVGATAIAHGSTGAGNDQIRFDLIFQTIAPEIEIITPIRDLKLSRQEEVDYLIKNGVHYSWEKAQYSINKGLWGTSVGGKETLTSHQSLPSEAYPSQLTKEGEEKVTLEFKEGELIAVNGKKDKPSNNIVVLEKLASAYAIGRDTHVGDTIIGIKGRVGFEAAAPLIIIKAHHLLEKHTLGKWQQYWKEQLGNWYGMLFHEGQFLDPVMRNIEAFLQDTQKTVNGKVFVTLKPYHFILDGIESENDLMNTGFGQYGEMNNAWTSDDAKGFIKILGNAQNIFSSVNKETYE
- a CDS encoding GNAT family N-acetyltransferase, with translation MNIDIVITEEKHFKYAEEICETIESSAKLRGTGIAKRTPEYIQKKMENKDAVIALADGKFAGFCYIESWQHGKFVAHSGLIVHPDYRNLGLAKRIKTFVFDYSLKKYPEAKVFGITTGLAVMKINSDLGYKPVPFSELTTDPSFWKGCQTCTNYEILKSKDNKMCLCTGMLYDPKEKPKDPPKHPFNVRIWNRLKAIKQALFLQNKNEKKDKKDNK